A genomic window from Nematostella vectensis chromosome 9, jaNemVect1.1, whole genome shotgun sequence includes:
- the LOC5507790 gene encoding potassium voltage-gated channel subfamily A member 3 encodes MDDRVRINVSGTTFETRLSTLTRFPRTLLGSHSKRQKHYNDTLQEFYFNRHRLAFESILFYYQSNGRLILPDEVPFRVFTEEVEFFELGEDALNSISQGMLPNTIRKEPDRVVMRKIWNLFEHPDTSMLARAIALFSVFMIIASVLVSSVETLPQWGIRDCGKSCRNQTSGDLLKDCNSTFEKYEKCSKTKEIFMFLETICYSWFLFEYVIRFATAPDRSKFVISPLNLVDLLAICPFFILLLIRSERVVSLAVLRIIRVLRVFRVLKLSRYSGGLRVLCYTLRSSLKELEMAMLFVCMIVVLSSSAVYYTDLGHPKSQFSSIPDAFWWCATTVTTVGYGDQIPVTASGRFVGCICAVLGVLAFSLPVMAFATNFNAYLKCEPVRKLDPARERTESINRYRKSFRVSQVRKSSG; translated from the coding sequence ATGGATGACAGAGTTCGCATAAATGTGAGTGGTACTACCTTTGAGACGCGTCTGAGTACACTCACGCGATTTCCACGGACTCTTCTCGGCTCGCACTCGAAACGGCAGAAACACTACAACGACACGCTACAGGAGTTCTACTTCAACAGACACCGCTTAGCTTTTGAGTCTATCCTATTTTACTATCAGTCAAACGGCAGGTTAATTCTACCAGATGAAGTTCCTTTTCGTGTTTTCACGGAGGAAGTAGAGTTTTTTGAACTGGGAGAGGATGCGTTGAACTCGATTTCGCAGGGAATGTTACCAAATACTATTCGTAAAGAGCCGGATAGAGTAGTAATGAGAAAAATATGGAATTTATTTGAGCATCCGGATACGTCTATGCTAGCACGAGCAATCGCACTGTTTTCTGTATTTATGATAATTGCGTCAGTGCTCGTCTCAAGCGTGGAAACTCTGCCGCAGTGGGGAATCAGAGATTGCGGTAAATCGTGCCGTAATCAAACCAGCGGTGACTTGTTAAAGGATTGTAACAGCACGTTTGAGAAATACGAAAAGTGCTCCAAGACCAAGGAGATCTTTATGTTTCTAGAGACCATCTGTTATTCGTGGTTTCTTTTCGAGTACGTGATTAGGTTTGCTACGGCGCCAGATAGATCCAAATTTGTGATATCTCCATTAAATCTGGTTGACCTTCTCGCTATCTGCCCGTTCTTTATCTTGTTATTAATCCGTAGCGAGCGCGTGGTAAGCCTTGCCGTTCTGCGAATCATAAGAGTCCTCAGGGTCTTCAGAGTCTTGAAATTGTCACGCTATTCTGGTGGTCTGCGCGTGTTGTGTTACACACTGCGCTCAAGTCTGAAAGAGCTAGAAATGGCCATGTTGTTCGTCTGCATGATTGTGGTACTCTCCTCTAGCGCTGTATACTATACAGATCTTGGGCACCCTAAGTCTCAGTTTTCCAGTATTCCGGATGCATTCTGGTGGTGTGCGACTACAGTGACTACAGTAGGTTATGGAGATCAGATTCCTGTGACCGCCTCGGGACGTTTTGTAGGATGTATTTGCGCCGTGCTCGGTGTGTTGGCGTTCTCGCTACCTGTGATGGCGTTTGCCACGAATTTTAATGCCTATTTGAAATGTGAACCAGTGCGGAAACTAGACCCTGCGAGAGAAAGGACGGAAAGTATCAACCGATATAgaaaaagctttagggttagtCAGGTGCGGAAATCAAGTGGTTGA